Proteins from a genomic interval of Arachis hypogaea cultivar Tifrunner chromosome 10, arahy.Tifrunner.gnm2.J5K5, whole genome shotgun sequence:
- the LOC112717196 gene encoding pathogenesis-related protein 1B-like has product MCDDGFPSDYLDGQNAARADVGVKPLKWSGQLKRMAEKFVNKHIIYCLQGQLGKRYSIYHGQNTARIPGFENVTAIHQAVEIWVEQKRYYDYESNSCIGGNLCHSYTQVVWKDSKEIGCSRVTCRIGGSLVVCIYRPPGNVAGQRPY; this is encoded by the coding sequence ATGTGTGATGATGGCTTTCCATCAGATTACCTAGATGGTCAGAACGCTGCACGAGCAGATGTTGGGGTTAAGCCATTAAAGTGGAGCGGGCAGTTAAAAAGAATGGCTGAAAAATTCGTGAATAAACACATTATATACTGTCTCCAGGGGCAATTAGGAAAACGCTATTCTATTTATCACGGCCAAAACACTGCACGTATTCCAGGATTCGAAAACGTTACAGCAATACATCAGGCTGTGGAGATATGGGTGGAACAGAAACGGTACTACGACTACGAATCCAACTCTTGCATTGGTGGTAATCTTTGCCATTCCTACACTCAAGTTGTTTGGAAAGATTCTAAGGAGATAGGGTGTTCTAGAGTTACCTGCCGAATTGGAGGCTCCCTTGTTGTATGTATCTATCGCCCTCCAGGCAATGTTGCAGGTCAACGTCCCTACTAA
- the LOC112718131 gene encoding basic form of pathogenesis-related protein 1 has protein sequence MRAKVIIISFISVLSVRCILGQDFSRGYLDGQNVAREIVGVKPLKWNPELAGVAQKFLNNHIVDCLEGQLITSTASPNYGQTTARNVLFNNFTAADAVASWVAQKDYYDFESNSCIGGYCGCYTQVVWRKSTHIGCARVNCRNGGTLVTCIYRPPGNLPNQRPY, from the coding sequence ATGAGGGCGAAGGTGATAATAATAAGTTTTATAAGCGTGCTCTCGGTACGATGCATATTGGGTCAAGACTTTTCAAGAGGGTACTTGGATGGTCAAAACGTTGCACGGGAAATCGTTGGGGTTAAGCCACTAAAGTGGAATCCAGAGCTAGCAGGAGTTGCTCAAAAGTTTTTGAATAACCACATTGTAGATTGTCTTGAGGGGCAGTTAATAACATCAACCGCTTCTCCTAATTATGGCCAGACCACTGCACGTAATGTGTTATTCAATAACTTTACGGCAGCAGATGCTGTGGCGTCGTGGGTGGCACAGAAAGATTACTACGACTTCGAATCCAACTCTTGCATTGGTGGCTATTGTGGTTGCTATACTCAGGTTGTTTGGAGGAAATCTACTCATATAGGATGCGCTAGAGTTAATTGCCGAAATGGAGGCACCCTTGTTACGTGCATTTATCGCCCTCCGGGCAACCTTCCAAATCAACGTCCTTACTAA
- the LOC112718132 gene encoding pathogenesis-related protein 1A, with protein sequence MKISVGRIISFVSVLFWCVSAQNSEDDYLKVHNAARKGVGVKPLKWDKELESYARAHLNKHVEDCKLESSDGPYGENLVRGTGIWKNLTGKEAVELWVSEKQYYDEKSNSCLGGDDGDDYKCFGYTQVVWSTTTHVGCARVRCYNGSIMVSCNYNPPGNYRDKRPY encoded by the coding sequence atgaaaataagtgTGGGGCGAATAATAAGTTTTGTAAGTGTACTCTTTTGGTGTGTATCGGCTCAAAATTCTGAAGATGATTATCTTAAGGTTCACAACGCGGCGCGCAAAGGAGTTGGGGTTAAACCACTGAAATGGGACAAGGAGCTAGAATCATATGCTCGTGCGCACTTGAATAAGCATGTTGAAGATTGCAAGCTGGAGTCATCGGACGGTCCTTACGGCGAGAACTTAGTGCGTGGAACTGGTATTTGGAAAAACCTTACTGGAAAAGAAGCTGTTGAATTGTGGGTGTCAGAAAAACAATACTACGATGAGAAATCCAACTCGTGCTTAGGTGGTGATGATGGTGACGACTATAAATGTTTTGGTTATACTCAGGTTGTTTGGAGTACCACTACACATGTGGGTTGTGCTAGAGTTAGGTGCTACAATGGATCGATCATGGTTAGTTGTAACTATAACCCTCCAGGGAACTACAGAGATAAACGACCCTATTAA
- the LOC112714737 gene encoding uric acid degradation bifunctional protein TTL isoform X1: protein MRKLETRDFFLITRSHWFAEKMIEASPFSSLDHATSFARQLWFKESRIQSWLDAFSGQSHLFRAISYAPGSMMKEMLHWDRKYRAKFGFEFITSTEKWCSQEILDEVKSRYENSLVVELDYAAQEEFKLITVGLERLWDRMSRDNVQKESEYPVEVVPDSLEGENVVSSEISEGEDSAGRKGSMLTYDLNRTPEENEYPYSGMSPEEKNAWHLATWATRYLNP, encoded by the exons ATGA GGAAATTGGAGACCAGAGACTTCTTTCTCATTACCAGAAGCCATTGGTTCGCAGAGAAGATGATAGAAGCGTCTCCGTTCTCTTCGTTGGACCACGCAACGTCCTTTGCAAGGCAATTGTGGTTCAAAGAGTCCCGCATACAATCATGGTTGGATGCGTTCTCTGGACAAAGTCACCTTTTTCGAGCCATTAGTTATGCACCTGGTTCAATGATGAAG GAAATGCTTCATTGGGACCGAAAGTACCGGGCTAAATTTGGGTTTGAGTTTATAACAAGTACGGAAAAGTGGTGCTCACAGGAAATACTTGACGAGGTGAAG TCACGCTATGAGAACTCTCTTGTCGTTGAACTGGATTATGCAGCACAGGAGGAATTTAAACTCATAACAGTCGGCCTTGAGCGACTATGGGATA GAATGTCTCGAGACAATGTACAAAAGGAATCTGAATACCCGGTGGAGGTGGTTCCAGATTCGTTGGAAGGAGAGAATGTTGTCTCCTCCGAGATCTCTGAGGGCGAAGATTCTGCTGGACGTAAGGGTTCGATGCTGACCTACGACCTCAATAGAACACCCGAAGAGAATGAATATCCCTATAGTGGAATGTCTCCCGAGGAGAAGAATGCGTGGCACTTGGCTACGTGGGCAACAAGATACTTGAATCCTTGA
- the LOC112714737 gene encoding uric acid degradation bifunctional protein TTL isoform X2, whose protein sequence is MIEASPFSSLDHATSFARQLWFKESRIQSWLDAFSGQSHLFRAISYAPGSMMKEMLHWDRKYRAKFGFEFITSTEKWCSQEILDEVKSRYENSLVVELDYAAQEEFKLITVGLERLWDRMSRDNVQKESEYPVEVVPDSLEGENVVSSEISEGEDSAGRKGSMLTYDLNRTPEENEYPYSGMSPEEKNAWHLATWATRYLNP, encoded by the exons ATGATAGAAGCGTCTCCGTTCTCTTCGTTGGACCACGCAACGTCCTTTGCAAGGCAATTGTGGTTCAAAGAGTCCCGCATACAATCATGGTTGGATGCGTTCTCTGGACAAAGTCACCTTTTTCGAGCCATTAGTTATGCACCTGGTTCAATGATGAAG GAAATGCTTCATTGGGACCGAAAGTACCGGGCTAAATTTGGGTTTGAGTTTATAACAAGTACGGAAAAGTGGTGCTCACAGGAAATACTTGACGAGGTGAAG TCACGCTATGAGAACTCTCTTGTCGTTGAACTGGATTATGCAGCACAGGAGGAATTTAAACTCATAACAGTCGGCCTTGAGCGACTATGGGATA GAATGTCTCGAGACAATGTACAAAAGGAATCTGAATACCCGGTGGAGGTGGTTCCAGATTCGTTGGAAGGAGAGAATGTTGTCTCCTCCGAGATCTCTGAGGGCGAAGATTCTGCTGGACGTAAGGGTTCGATGCTGACCTACGACCTCAATAGAACACCCGAAGAGAATGAATATCCCTATAGTGGAATGTCTCCCGAGGAGAAGAATGCGTGGCACTTGGCTACGTGGGCAACAAGATACTTGAATCCTTGA